A stretch of the Paenibacillus dendritiformis genome encodes the following:
- a CDS encoding YheC/YheD family protein yields MLKSKVRLHVVSAGILREDMIMLGDSYVKQWKIPVNHPITIRFGSFRQSVTVSSVPKSDGLRISHALARNMGLSNGVPLRLTYAQQTLKIGPLIGVLISRDYPAVPDRPFGTITAFCREMVDACHSQGAVACFFTPEHVKDSQRIQAWVYTKGCWQLTSMPIPDVVNNRLTSRSLENKPSVQHFMKEVKSRYQSHVFNEKFLDKTEVFDALKASSELTRYLPESHLLRSYSTLKTMSGRYQTLFLKPARGSLGKGIICINRTSDNGFQALYSNISGTKRQNFSSLTKLFSTLSGKLKTNRYQIQQGLNLIDYAKRPIDFRALVQKNIHGRWSITSIVARTASTQHFVSNVARGGTLSTVKEAVGRSNLPSGAKNDIVGKLQRAALDIAKGIDTHIPAHFGELGIDLAIDTSGKVWLLEVNSKPSKNDNTPLNVNRVRPSVRKTVEYARYLSGF; encoded by the coding sequence ATGTTGAAATCAAAAGTGAGGCTCCACGTTGTGAGCGCCGGCATCTTGCGGGAAGACATGATCATGTTGGGCGACAGCTATGTCAAACAATGGAAAATTCCCGTAAACCATCCGATTACGATCCGCTTCGGTTCCTTCAGACAGAGCGTGACCGTATCCTCCGTTCCCAAATCTGACGGGCTCCGGATCAGTCACGCGCTTGCCCGCAATATGGGACTGTCGAACGGCGTTCCTCTGCGGTTGACGTATGCCCAACAGACGTTGAAAATCGGGCCGCTCATCGGCGTCCTGATCAGCCGGGATTATCCCGCCGTTCCGGATCGGCCGTTCGGCACGATTACCGCCTTCTGCCGGGAGATGGTCGATGCCTGCCATTCCCAAGGAGCCGTTGCCTGCTTCTTCACGCCGGAACATGTGAAGGACTCTCAACGGATACAGGCATGGGTGTATACCAAAGGATGCTGGCAGCTTACCAGCATGCCGATCCCGGATGTCGTGAACAATCGCTTGACGTCGCGATCTCTGGAGAACAAACCTAGCGTACAGCATTTCATGAAAGAAGTAAAATCGCGTTACCAGTCCCATGTGTTCAATGAAAAGTTTCTGGATAAGACCGAGGTGTTCGACGCGTTAAAGGCCAGTTCGGAGTTGACCCGCTACTTGCCGGAATCGCATCTGCTGCGCAGCTACTCTACCCTCAAGACGATGAGCGGACGCTATCAGACCCTCTTCCTGAAGCCGGCCCGGGGAAGCCTCGGCAAAGGCATCATCTGCATCAACCGTACCTCGGATAACGGGTTTCAAGCCCTTTATTCCAATATTAGCGGCACCAAGCGCCAGAACTTCAGCAGCTTAACCAAGCTGTTTTCTACCCTGTCCGGGAAGCTGAAGACGAACCGCTACCAGATTCAACAAGGCTTGAATCTGATCGATTATGCCAAGCGTCCAATCGATTTCCGGGCCCTCGTTCAGAAAAACATACACGGCCGCTGGAGCATCACGTCTATCGTCGCCCGAACCGCGAGCACACAGCATTTCGTGTCGAATGTGGCGCGGGGCGGAACGCTCAGCACCGTCAAGGAAGCCGTCGGCCGATCGAATCTGCCCTCCGGGGCGAAGAACGATATCGTGGGCAAGCTGCAGCGGGCGGCGCTTGATATCGCGAAGGGGATCGATACGCATATTCCCGCTCACTTCGGTGAATTGGGAATTGACCTGGCTATCGACACGTCAGGGAAAGTGTGGCTGCTTGAAGTCAACTCCAAGCCTTCCAAAAATGACAATACTCCACTGAACGTCAACCGAGTCCGTCCCTCCGTCCGCAAAACAGTGGAATATGCCCGGTATTTATCCGGATTTTGA
- a CDS encoding YheC/YheD family protein: MMKKRTEQPVIGVLQNESTGTPPFTEPQYCRRLCQAGRKHGVRVIVFSPEWADLASGTVNGYVYGDHRWEPCTAALPPLVYNRCVFSGGSAGARTSAALAKLLRSRRTAPLGVGLRGKWDIYRSLSAESGLSAILPPTHLYQSKRSLAAALSRYGGSLFLKPHAGSQGKSALRVQHHRKAQREAGSDAPVLQIAGRDQRNRPLTKQFEDAEDGFDWIASFIGRRTFVMQPCLSLLTQAGEPFDIRVLMQKNDRGRWAMTGMAARIGTPDSITSNLHGGGRAVSVLPFLKREYDPERAEQLMEQLQAYSERIPPLLEARHGRLMEVGLDYGIDREARMWLLEVNSKPGRTVFRQTGEREAAVKSVENPILYARYVLGRHLRRVSP, from the coding sequence ATGATGAAGAAGCGAACCGAGCAGCCCGTCATCGGCGTTCTGCAGAATGAATCGACCGGAACGCCTCCCTTCACCGAGCCTCAATATTGCCGGAGGCTGTGTCAAGCCGGACGCAAACACGGCGTCCGGGTCATCGTGTTCTCGCCCGAATGGGCCGATCTTGCTTCCGGCACTGTGAACGGCTATGTCTATGGCGACCACCGCTGGGAGCCCTGCACTGCCGCATTGCCTCCCCTGGTGTACAACCGGTGCGTATTCTCAGGCGGAAGCGCCGGGGCCAGAACGTCAGCCGCCCTCGCCAAGCTGCTCCGGAGCAGACGCACCGCTCCGTTGGGGGTAGGCTTGCGGGGCAAGTGGGACATCTACCGCTCCTTATCCGCCGAGTCCGGCCTGAGCGCGATTCTTCCTCCCACTCACCTGTACCAAAGCAAGCGCAGCCTCGCTGCGGCGCTGTCCCGTTACGGCGGAAGCCTGTTCCTGAAGCCCCATGCCGGGTCCCAAGGGAAGTCTGCGCTCCGGGTTCAGCATCACCGGAAGGCACAGCGCGAAGCCGGAAGCGACGCCCCCGTGCTGCAAATCGCAGGACGCGATCAGCGCAACCGCCCGCTAACGAAGCAATTTGAAGATGCCGAGGATGGATTCGACTGGATTGCCAGCTTTATCGGCAGACGAACCTTTGTGATGCAGCCCTGCTTGTCCCTGCTGACGCAGGCGGGCGAGCCATTCGACATTCGTGTGCTGATGCAAAAAAATGACCGGGGCCGCTGGGCGATGACCGGCATGGCCGCACGCATCGGCACCCCTGACAGCATTACTTCCAATCTCCATGGAGGCGGGCGGGCCGTGTCTGTCCTTCCATTTTTGAAGCGCGAATACGACCCGGAGCGTGCCGAGCAGCTCATGGAGCAGCTGCAAGCCTATAGCGAGCGCATTCCCCCTCTACTTGAAGCGCGACACGGGCGTCTGATGGAGGTCGGTCTGGATTACGGCATTGATCGGGAAGCCCGCATGTGGCTGCTGGAGGTCAATTCGAAGCCGGGCAGGACGGTTTTCCGTCAGACAGGCGAGCGGGAAGCCGCTGTGAAATCCGTGGAAAATCCCATCTTGTATGCGCGCTATGTATTGGGTCGACATCTTAGGAGGGTAAGTCCATGA
- a CDS encoding HAD family hydrolase, with translation MDIVRADRLPRPEAMIFDMDGTLFRTESLLITAYHRVFDTLRSEKLHEGPTPPEDLMLGSLGMLLADIWKRVMPEGSPEAHRRADELLLQYELSGLNEGIAELYPQVKETLAELRREGVKLFVASNGLEEYIQAIVKTFGLDELFAGLYSAGGRGTATKVELVRLLKAEHGIDSAWMVGDRSSDVEAGKENGLSVIGCQYAGFGQEQELQGSDVIIRQFEELLDLYRSTAS, from the coding sequence ATGGACATAGTGCGGGCAGACCGGCTGCCGCGGCCGGAAGCGATGATCTTCGATATGGACGGAACGTTGTTCCGCACGGAATCGCTGTTGATAACGGCATACCATCGCGTATTCGATACATTGCGGAGCGAGAAGCTTCACGAGGGACCGACGCCGCCGGAAGATTTGATGCTCGGATCGCTTGGCATGCTGCTGGCGGATATCTGGAAGCGGGTTATGCCGGAAGGAAGCCCGGAGGCGCACCGCCGCGCGGACGAGCTCCTGCTGCAATATGAGCTGTCCGGATTGAACGAAGGCATCGCGGAGCTGTATCCGCAGGTGAAGGAGACCTTGGCCGAGCTGCGGCGCGAAGGTGTGAAGCTGTTCGTCGCAAGCAACGGGCTGGAGGAATATATACAGGCGATCGTGAAGACCTTCGGCCTGGACGAGCTGTTCGCCGGCTTGTACAGCGCGGGCGGAAGAGGCACCGCGACCAAGGTGGAACTGGTGCGGCTCCTGAAGGCGGAGCACGGCATCGACTCGGCCTGGATGGTCGGGGACCGCTCCTCTGACGTGGAAGCGGGAAAGGAGAACGGGCTGTCCGTCATCGGCTGCCAATATGCCGGCTTTGGACAGGAGCAGGAGCTCCAGGGTTCAGATGTCATCATCCGCCAATTCGAGGAGTTGTTGGACTTATACCGCTCTACAGCTTCTTAA
- a CDS encoding YheC/YheD family protein produces MSLTVCNVHLTPKSEKTVYLSSTLMRQLKLTGKKSVRLRLGKASIPATVKPVKRPGNHVIIPAGLRSFVRVPKSGMVYLRNDQEGDLQLGPLIGVLSDSALRTQSHPFGSRTSFIKQILRTGNKKAFVFAFTPRDINWQNETVYAYFLSESGSWIRRTVPLPDVVYNRLPSRRAETTSSIQQLRERFVRRNIPFFNWSFFKKSDIYELLENDLEANLHVPESVMNPTPDTIRDMLERHHFVYYKPTSGSLGIGIYRLTFLPKKGYFVRYTVNGKNTLLRFKNFSSLIRMLQGRHGRSLRNYVVQQGVRLIEIDGCPIDFRFHMHKNGENDWTVVGIGAKKAGKGSVTTHVKNGGQLMTPEHALQRMFGDRADEVLVKMKMVAVDLAKAIERNYPHLLGELGFDLGIDKDEHVWMFEANAKPGRSIFKHPSLRIEGQSSIEHILDHCLFLSKFRRRDPM; encoded by the coding sequence ATGAGTTTGACGGTATGCAACGTCCACTTAACACCTAAATCCGAAAAAACAGTGTATCTCTCCAGCACCTTAATGAGGCAATTGAAGCTAACCGGCAAAAAATCTGTCCGGCTTCGATTGGGCAAGGCGTCAATCCCCGCTACGGTGAAGCCGGTGAAGCGTCCAGGCAACCATGTCATTATACCGGCCGGCCTTCGTTCCTTTGTCCGTGTGCCCAAATCCGGCATGGTCTATTTGCGCAACGATCAGGAAGGCGATCTGCAATTGGGGCCGCTCATCGGCGTCTTATCGGATTCCGCGCTGCGCACGCAGTCGCATCCATTTGGCAGCCGAACCTCGTTCATTAAGCAGATTTTGCGAACCGGCAATAAGAAAGCCTTCGTCTTTGCCTTCACTCCGCGCGATATCAATTGGCAGAACGAGACCGTCTACGCCTACTTCCTATCGGAATCCGGAAGTTGGATCCGGCGAACCGTACCGCTCCCGGATGTCGTATATAACCGGCTGCCGAGCCGGAGGGCAGAGACCACGTCCTCGATCCAGCAGCTGCGGGAACGGTTCGTTCGCCGGAATATCCCTTTTTTCAATTGGAGCTTCTTCAAAAAATCCGATATTTACGAGTTGCTGGAAAACGATCTGGAAGCGAATCTCCACGTGCCGGAATCGGTGATGAACCCGACGCCGGATACGATTCGCGACATGCTGGAACGCCATCACTTCGTCTACTACAAGCCGACTTCGGGAAGTCTCGGCATCGGCATCTACCGGCTCACCTTCCTGCCGAAAAAAGGCTATTTCGTACGCTACACCGTAAACGGCAAAAACACGCTGCTCCGCTTCAAGAATTTCTCCAGCCTCATCCGCATGCTGCAAGGAAGGCACGGCCGTTCGCTGCGCAATTATGTCGTGCAGCAGGGCGTCCGGCTCATCGAGATCGACGGCTGTCCGATCGACTTCCGCTTCCATATGCACAAAAACGGGGAGAATGACTGGACGGTTGTCGGAATCGGCGCCAAAAAAGCAGGCAAAGGCAGCGTGACCACCCACGTGAAAAATGGCGGACAACTGATGACGCCGGAGCATGCTCTCCAGCGGATGTTCGGTGACAGAGCCGACGAAGTGCTTGTCAAAATGAAAATGGTAGCGGTCGATCTGGCCAAGGCCATTGAACGGAACTATCCTCATCTGCTCGGCGAGCTCGGCTTCGACCTCGGCATTGACAAAGATGAGCATGTATGGATGTTCGAGGCCAATGCCAAGCCTGGACGCTCGATTTTCAAGCATCCATCCTTGCGCATAGAAGGACAGTCCTCGATTGAACATATCCTGGATCACTGTCTGTTCCTTAGCAAATTCCGCAGGAGGGATCCGATGTGA
- a CDS encoding YheC/YheD family protein → MDKPVLGILTLYLNEQKHLEERHIYQKMIVAGKKLGLTVFVFTPQDVDEQHKRINGMWYHPESKRWIRKWTRFPTMIFDRCRIQKSYRFEQLKRFRSKYPKLLYLNRPLRNKWTIYQVLSTVPSLKKYLPDTRLYSGIQDVQRMLKERPLLYLKPVNGTGGRGILRIQRIRSSDGVVYVEGRDHQRQVIRPQKMTYSQLASRLSSWKANDRYLIQQGIALKLPSGRVHDYRMLVQKNGSGVWSVTGCAGRVGPVNSITSNLHGGGQAVRMEELLSQWIGDKTRILHIRREAEALSLEVAAFLEKRYDALCELALDLAIDQKGRIWLLEVNPKPAREVFHRIGDKETYRKSIIRPLEYASWLYRKKAGIKLPDSGKATQPQEENKPAESNPADKKDA, encoded by the coding sequence TTGGATAAACCCGTTCTTGGCATTTTGACGCTTTATTTAAATGAGCAAAAGCACTTGGAAGAACGGCATATTTATCAGAAGATGATCGTGGCAGGGAAAAAGCTGGGGTTGACGGTCTTCGTGTTCACCCCGCAGGATGTCGATGAACAGCACAAGCGAATCAACGGGATGTGGTACCACCCGGAGAGCAAGCGCTGGATACGCAAATGGACCCGCTTCCCGACCATGATCTTCGATCGGTGCCGCATTCAGAAGAGCTACCGATTCGAGCAGTTGAAGCGGTTCCGCAGCAAATACCCGAAGCTGCTGTATCTGAACCGTCCGCTCCGCAATAAATGGACGATCTACCAGGTGCTCTCCACAGTCCCATCCCTTAAGAAATATCTTCCCGACACAAGACTGTATTCGGGGATACAGGATGTGCAGCGCATGCTGAAGGAGCGGCCGCTGCTCTACCTGAAGCCGGTTAACGGCACGGGAGGGCGCGGCATTCTTCGCATCCAGCGCATTCGCTCCTCGGACGGCGTGGTCTATGTCGAGGGAAGAGATCATCAGCGGCAGGTCATCCGGCCGCAAAAAATGACCTACTCCCAACTGGCTTCACGGCTAAGCTCCTGGAAAGCGAACGACCGCTATCTCATCCAGCAAGGCATCGCGCTCAAGCTGCCGAGCGGCCGCGTACATGATTACCGGATGCTCGTTCAGAAAAACGGCTCCGGCGTCTGGTCGGTTACCGGCTGCGCCGGACGCGTCGGACCGGTCAACAGCATCACCTCGAATCTTCACGGGGGAGGCCAGGCTGTGCGAATGGAGGAGCTGCTGTCGCAATGGATAGGCGACAAGACGCGCATCCTGCACATCCGCAGGGAAGCCGAAGCCCTCAGCCTTGAGGTGGCCGCCTTCCTCGAGAAGCGATATGATGCCCTGTGCGAGCTGGCGCTCGATCTCGCCATCGACCAGAAAGGGCGCATTTGGCTGCTGGAGGTCAATCCGAAGCCGGCGCGCGAAGTGTTCCACCGCATCGGCGACAAGGAGACGTACCGCAAGTCAATCATCCGCCCGCTCGAATATGCATCCTGGCTGTATCGCAAAAAGGCGGGCATCAAGCTGCCGGATTCCGGCAAAGCCACACAGCCTCAGGAAGAGAACAAGCCGGCAGAGAGCAATCCGGCTGATAAGAAGGACGCTTGA
- a CDS encoding YheC/YheD family protein translates to MSGIGQDHLPIVAILTIEDAKEKFRGNRDNFLDILRTGKDLGFTVYIVTVKDLKLGAKRIAGYTYNEDKQTWEQEWFPPPRIVYNRIPLREDENQPAVRRKIEEILEHPGIRLYNPYFFNKWQLFEWLKKSRATRPFIPATRRLRTAVALAKMLNKHPYLFLKPETGKAGMGIMTLRVNHTKAMKFRLKTQDRRRSALFKCATISKLWGRIRKQAGTHNYIVQQGITLATVNRRPFDLRVLVQKNSKGQWDITGVGARVAGSSSITTHVPRGGSIDDPEKLLSANFGVEQARRTMARTKNAAIIIARQIERGSGHTLGEMSMDLGVDTNGSIWFFEANAKPMKFDEPHIRRRSLERIFQYSAYLSRTSG, encoded by the coding sequence GTGAGTGGCATAGGGCAAGATCATCTGCCGATCGTCGCCATTCTGACGATCGAGGATGCCAAGGAGAAATTCCGGGGCAATCGCGACAACTTCCTGGATATTTTGCGCACGGGCAAGGATCTCGGCTTTACCGTATATATCGTGACCGTGAAGGATCTGAAGCTCGGCGCCAAGCGAATCGCGGGCTACACTTACAACGAAGATAAACAGACCTGGGAACAAGAATGGTTCCCGCCTCCACGCATCGTCTACAACCGCATACCGCTCCGGGAGGATGAGAATCAGCCTGCCGTCCGCCGCAAGATCGAGGAGATTTTGGAGCATCCGGGGATTCGCCTGTACAATCCTTACTTTTTCAACAAATGGCAATTGTTCGAATGGTTGAAAAAATCGAGGGCCACCCGGCCCTTCATTCCCGCCACGCGGCGGCTGCGCACCGCTGTCGCTCTGGCCAAAATGCTGAACAAACATCCCTATCTGTTCCTGAAGCCGGAGACGGGAAAAGCGGGCATGGGCATTATGACGCTGCGCGTCAACCATACGAAGGCGATGAAGTTCCGCCTCAAGACCCAGGACAGAAGACGAAGCGCCCTGTTCAAGTGCGCCACGATCTCGAAGCTGTGGGGCCGGATACGCAAGCAGGCCGGTACCCATAATTATATCGTCCAGCAAGGGATTACGCTGGCTACGGTGAACCGGCGGCCGTTTGATTTGCGGGTTCTGGTGCAGAAGAACAGCAAAGGCCAGTGGGATATTACCGGTGTCGGCGCGCGCGTCGCCGGCTCTTCCAGCATAACGACCCATGTTCCCCGCGGCGGAAGCATCGATGATCCCGAGAAGCTGCTGAGCGCGAATTTCGGCGTCGAACAAGCGCGGAGAACGATGGCCCGCACCAAAAACGCGGCTATCATCATCGCCCGGCAGATCGAACGCGGCTCCGGGCATACGCTTGGCGAGATGTCGATGGATTTGGGCGTGGATACGAACGGCAGCATCTGGTTCTTCGAAGCCAATGCGAAGCCGATGAAATTCGATGAGCCCCATATTCGGAGACGCTCGCTGGAACGTATTTTCCAGTATTCGGCTTATTTATCCCGAACCAGCGGATAA